A single region of the Nicotiana tomentosiformis unplaced genomic scaffold, ASM39032v3 Un00125, whole genome shotgun sequence genome encodes:
- the LOC138903906 gene encoding sesquiterpene synthase 14-like yields MTKVLTIYTVIDDTYDAYATYDELVPFTDAFDRCGCDISAIGSVPPSLKPTYQALADLYTRIEEKFIKEGKLDRLYYAKYEMKKLARAFFKEAEWLNVGYIPKCDEYMKNANVTTTCMMVATTSLSFMEESIAKETFEWMINEHLILRASSAINRLKGDCIGHNLEQQRKHIASFIECYMKEFGGSKQDAYAEAQKKITNNWKDMNKDFLCSTHDKVPTFVLELVINIARLAYIFEENDFASAQSEFKDKIMLLFVEPVNV; encoded by the exons ATGACAAAAGTACTAACCATATACACCGTTATTGATGACACTTATGATGCTTATGCAACTTATGATGAACTTGTTCCTTTTACCGATGCATTCGATAGATGCGG ATGTGACATTAGTGCCATCGGTTCAGTACCACCTAGTCTGAAACCTACTTATCAAGCCCTTGCAGACCTTTATACTCGAATAGAAGAAAAATTTATCAAAGAAGGTAAATTGGACCGTCTCTACtatgcaaaatatgag ATGAAAAAGTTGGCTAGAGCATTTTTCAAGGAAGCAGAATGGTTAAATGTTGGCTATATTCCAAAATGTGACGAGTATATGAAGAATGCAAATGTAACTACTACATGTATGATGGTTGCAACAACATCCTTGAGTTTTATGGAGGAATCTATAGCCAAAGAGACTTTTGAATGGATGATAAATGAGCATTTAATCCTTCGAGCTTCATCAGCAATCAACAGATTAAAAGGCGATTGTATTGGACATAAT TTGGAACAACAAAGGAAGCATATAGCTTCATTCATAGAATGCTACATGAAAGAATTTGGAGGTTCAAAGCAAGATGCATATGCTGAGGCTCAGAAGAAAATCACTAATAATTGGAAAGACATGAACAAGGACTTCCTTTGTTCTACTCATGACAAAGTAccaacgtttgtcctcgaactaGTTATAAATATTGCGCGCCTGGCATATATTTTCGAAGAAAATGATTTTGCAAGTGCCCAAAGCGAATTTAAAGACAAGATTATGCTGTTGTTTGTTGAACCTGTCAATGTTTGA